The following are from one region of the Nocardioides marmotae genome:
- a CDS encoding ECF transporter S component, translating to MTPAVRVSRRSALVLAVASLAGLMMLCWPLLLQAPADARVDPPFLFLALLPVIVAVVLAELTEGGLDARVLAVLGVLTAVQAVLRAVSAGTAGVELVFFMLVLAGRVFGPGFGFVVGCTSLFVSALMTAGVGPWLPFQMMCSAWIGMGAGLLPRRVRGRAEIAMLAAYGVVAAYLFGALMNLSSWPFLLGVQVPGHEGSLAFVPGASLADNLATFLRYTLITSTGSFDTIRAVTNVVAIVLLGPAVLTTLRRAARRATVTGTVTGTVTDTGAPDRVRA from the coding sequence ATGACGCCGGCGGTGCGGGTCTCGCGCCGCTCGGCCCTCGTGCTGGCCGTGGCGTCGCTGGCCGGGCTGATGATGCTGTGCTGGCCGCTGCTGCTCCAGGCGCCGGCCGACGCCCGGGTCGACCCGCCGTTCCTGTTCCTGGCGCTGCTCCCGGTGATCGTCGCGGTGGTGCTCGCCGAGCTCACCGAGGGCGGCCTCGACGCCCGCGTGCTCGCCGTGCTGGGGGTGCTCACCGCGGTGCAGGCGGTGCTGCGGGCGGTCTCGGCGGGGACGGCCGGCGTGGAGCTGGTCTTCTTCATGCTGGTGCTCGCGGGGCGGGTCTTCGGGCCGGGGTTCGGGTTCGTGGTGGGGTGCACCTCGCTGTTCGTCTCCGCGCTGATGACCGCCGGTGTCGGGCCGTGGCTGCCGTTCCAGATGATGTGCTCGGCCTGGATCGGGATGGGGGCGGGCCTGCTCCCGCGGCGGGTGCGCGGCCGCGCGGAGATCGCGATGCTGGCGGCGTACGGCGTCGTGGCGGCGTACCTCTTCGGTGCGCTGATGAACCTCTCGTCGTGGCCGTTCCTGCTGGGTGTGCAGGTGCCCGGCCACGAGGGCTCGCTGGCGTTCGTGCCGGGGGCCTCGCTGGCCGACAACCTCGCGACGTTCCTGCGCTACACGCTCATCACGTCCACCGGCAGCTTCGACACCATCCGCGCGGTCACCAACGTCGTCGCGATCGTGCTGCTCGGGCCGGCGGTGCTCACCACCCTGCGCCGCGCCGCCCGTCGCGCGACGGTGACCGGCACGGTGACCGGCACCGTGACCGACACGGGCGCGCCGGACCGGGTCAGGGCCTGA
- a CDS encoding S66 family peptidase has protein sequence MDLRFPRPLRPGDRIGVTAPSAGVQPSMRARLDAAVAALGGRGLEVVLGECLGTTGVTAAPKEQRAAELTAMLCDPTIAAVVPPWGGELGIDVLDQLDWAALEQAEPTWLVGFSDTSLLLVALTTRLGWGTLHGSNLMDSPYDPPAGLLHWVDVASATGPVTQRSPGRYRTSGWDDYENDPGVSTMTLDGAGGWSVLGGGGADVTGRLIGGCVEIMGPIAGTPYGDVRAFGERHADEGLLVYLEACEDNAYTIARTLHGLRLAGWFDHANAVLVGRTAAPDAPDLSQREAVADALGGLDVPVVLDVECGHVQPFLPLVNGASARVVVDDRRHELVQEW, from the coding sequence ATGGACCTCCGCTTCCCCCGCCCGCTCCGCCCCGGCGACCGGATCGGGGTGACCGCGCCGTCGGCGGGCGTGCAGCCCTCGATGCGCGCGCGCCTCGACGCGGCCGTGGCGGCGCTGGGCGGGCGCGGGCTGGAGGTCGTGCTGGGGGAGTGCCTCGGCACGACCGGCGTGACCGCGGCGCCCAAGGAGCAGCGCGCCGCGGAGCTGACCGCGATGCTGTGCGACCCGACCATCGCCGCCGTCGTACCTCCCTGGGGCGGCGAGCTCGGCATCGACGTGCTCGACCAGCTCGACTGGGCCGCGCTGGAGCAGGCCGAGCCGACCTGGCTGGTCGGGTTCAGCGACACCTCCCTGCTGCTGGTCGCGCTCACCACCCGGCTCGGCTGGGGCACCCTGCACGGCTCGAACCTCATGGACAGCCCCTACGACCCGCCCGCCGGGCTGCTGCACTGGGTCGACGTCGCCTCGGCCACCGGGCCGGTCACCCAGCGCAGCCCGGGCCGGTACCGGACCAGCGGCTGGGACGACTACGAGAACGACCCCGGGGTCTCGACGATGACCCTCGACGGCGCCGGCGGCTGGTCGGTGCTCGGCGGGGGCGGCGCCGACGTGACCGGCCGGCTGATCGGCGGCTGCGTGGAGATCATGGGCCCGATCGCCGGGACGCCGTACGGCGACGTGCGGGCGTTCGGCGAGCGGCACGCCGACGAGGGCCTGCTCGTCTACCTCGAGGCGTGCGAGGACAACGCCTACACCATCGCCCGCACGCTGCACGGGCTGCGCCTGGCCGGCTGGTTCGACCACGCCAACGCCGTGCTCGTCGGGCGGACCGCAGCCCCCGACGCCCCCGACCTGAGCCAGCGCGAGGCGGTCGCCGACGCGCTCGGCGGGCTCGACGTGCCGGTCGTGCTCGACGTCGAGTGCGGCCACGTCCAGCCGTTCCTGCCGCTGGTCAACGGCGCGTCGGCCCGGGTCGTCGTCGACGACCGGCGCCACGAGCTGGTGCAGGAGTGGTGA
- a CDS encoding EamA family transporter produces MTRANSSVALSPVWLVLVGIASVQLGASIAKSLFDEVSPTTIVWLRLVTSALVLLAVARPVLRGKTRQDWLVVLGYGASLGCMNWAIYQSFQRIPLGLAVTIEFVGPLTLAVLGSRRLRDLAWVGLAGLGVLLLGFERTDLDLVGVAYAVLAGAAWAAYILLSAATGARWRGLDGLAVASVVATLLLSPVALGRYGDQLADLHVIVIGALVGLLSSVVPYTCELIALRSIKPSTFSILMSLEPAAAALAAIVVLGELLAPVQWLAMACVVVASVGATRSGRTLAEPAPD; encoded by the coding sequence GTGACGCGGGCGAACTCATCGGTAGCCCTGTCGCCGGTCTGGCTCGTCCTCGTCGGCATCGCCTCGGTCCAGCTCGGCGCGAGCATCGCCAAGAGCCTCTTCGACGAGGTCTCGCCCACGACGATCGTGTGGCTGCGCCTGGTCACCAGCGCGCTGGTGCTGCTCGCGGTCGCGCGGCCGGTGCTGCGCGGCAAGACCCGGCAGGACTGGCTGGTCGTGCTGGGGTACGGCGCGTCGCTGGGGTGCATGAACTGGGCGATCTACCAGTCCTTCCAGCGGATCCCGCTCGGCCTCGCGGTCACCATCGAGTTCGTCGGCCCGCTGACCCTCGCGGTGCTCGGCTCGCGCCGGCTGCGCGACCTGGCCTGGGTCGGGCTGGCCGGCCTGGGCGTGCTGCTGCTCGGCTTCGAGCGCACCGACCTCGACCTCGTCGGCGTCGCCTACGCCGTCCTCGCCGGCGCCGCGTGGGCGGCGTACATCCTGCTCAGCGCGGCGACCGGCGCCCGTTGGCGCGGCCTCGACGGGCTCGCCGTGGCGAGCGTGGTCGCGACGCTGCTGCTCTCCCCCGTCGCGCTGGGGCGGTACGGCGACCAGCTCGCCGACCTGCACGTGATCGTCATCGGCGCGCTCGTCGGCCTGCTGAGCTCGGTCGTGCCCTACACCTGCGAGCTGATCGCGCTCCGCTCGATCAAGCCCTCGACGTTCAGCATCCTGATGTCGCTCGAACCGGCGGCCGCGGCGCTGGCCGCCATCGTGGTGCTCGGTGAGCTGCTCGCCCCCGTGCAGTGGCTCGCGATGGCCTGCGTCGTCGTCGCCAGCGTCGGCGCCACCCGCTCGGGCCGCACCCTCGCGGAGCCCGCGCCCGACTGA
- a CDS encoding energy-coupling factor transporter transmembrane component T family protein, whose product MRARARAARLPRDLHPVAWYAWAIGLATAASSTTNPLVLGLLLAVATLVVVARRSDQPWAASFRLYLWLALFVLVLRVVFRIVFGGSYPGTVLLDLPEIPLPDWVLGVRLLGPLTQEGLLSGVYDGLRLATIIVCIGAANALANPKRLLRSVPPALHEVGTALVVAVTVLPQLADSVRRVRAAQQLRAGEERRVRGLRRVLVPVLEDALERSLALAAGMDARGYGRAPGQTRRERWTTGALLLVGLGGICVGVYGVLDQTAPRVLAAPMLVLGVVVAVAGLVSAGRRVDRTRYRADRWRWPELVVVASGVVVGVVGVWAARNQVPIAYPDLTRVPEISLALLLGVLVGALAAVVAPEPRTVAA is encoded by the coding sequence GTGCGGGCTCGGGCCCGCGCGGCCCGGCTGCCGCGCGACCTGCACCCGGTCGCCTGGTACGCCTGGGCGATCGGCCTGGCGACCGCCGCGTCCTCGACGACCAACCCGCTCGTGCTAGGCCTGCTGCTCGCGGTGGCCACGCTGGTGGTCGTCGCCCGCCGCTCCGACCAGCCGTGGGCGGCGTCGTTCCGCCTCTACCTCTGGCTGGCGCTGTTCGTGCTGGTGCTGCGCGTCGTCTTCCGCATCGTCTTCGGCGGCAGCTACCCCGGCACCGTCCTGCTCGACCTGCCCGAGATCCCGCTGCCGGACTGGGTGCTCGGCGTCCGGCTGCTCGGCCCGCTCACCCAGGAGGGCCTGTTGAGCGGGGTGTACGACGGCCTCCGGCTCGCCACGATCATCGTCTGCATCGGCGCCGCCAACGCGCTGGCGAACCCCAAGCGGCTGCTGCGCTCGGTGCCGCCGGCGCTGCACGAGGTCGGCACGGCGCTCGTCGTCGCGGTGACCGTGCTGCCCCAGCTGGCCGACAGCGTGCGCCGGGTGCGGGCCGCCCAGCAGCTGCGGGCGGGGGAGGAGCGGCGGGTCCGCGGGCTGCGCCGCGTGCTCGTGCCGGTGCTGGAGGACGCCCTGGAGCGGTCGCTGGCGCTCGCGGCCGGCATGGACGCCCGCGGCTACGGCCGGGCGCCCGGCCAGACCCGCCGTGAGCGGTGGACGACCGGGGCGCTGCTGCTCGTCGGTCTCGGCGGCATCTGCGTCGGGGTCTACGGCGTGCTCGACCAGACCGCCCCGCGCGTCCTCGCCGCCCCGATGCTCGTCCTCGGCGTGGTCGTGGCCGTCGCCGGGCTGGTGAGCGCCGGGCGTCGGGTGGACCGCACCCGCTACCGCGCCGACCGCTGGCGGTGGCCCGAGCTGGTCGTCGTCGCGAGCGGCGTCGTGGTCGGCGTCGTGGGGGTCTGGGCCGCCCGGAACCAGGTCCCGATCGCCTACCCCGACCTCACCCGGGTCCCCGAGATCAGCCTCGCCCTGCTCCTGGGCGTGCTGGTCGGCGCGCTCGCGGCCGTCGTCGCGCCCGAGCCGAGGACGGTGGCGGCGTGA
- a CDS encoding ABC transporter ATP-binding protein, giving the protein MIELRGITFGYGEGRAPVLDGVDLTIEEGELVLVSGPTGVGKSTLLGVVTGLVPRFSGGVLAGDVLIDGASVVHAPPRDRAHVVGYVGQDPAAGFVTDTVEEELAYGMEQLGLPPETMRRRVEETLDLLGIAALRDRDLRTLSGGQQQRVAIGAVLTMHPRLLVLDEPTSALDPTAAEEVLATLTRLVHDLGVSVLLAEHRLERVVPFADRMVLLDGSGAVRVGETAELLETSPIVPPIVELGRLAGWHPLPLSVRDARRRARSLHLAAPDPRPVPDGVPLLGARALTVVHGRTTALREVDLDLDAGRVTALMGRNGAGKSSLLWALQGSRKRHGGTVDVAGSDPARLDAAGRRALVGLLPQEAADLLYLETVAEECAAGGPTTRAILDSLVPGIPDDTHPRDLSEGQRLALALALVLAARPRVLLLDEPTRGLDYAAKKVLAATLRRLAADGHAVLVATHDVEFVAQAADEAVVLAEGEVVSAGPARRVVAESPAYAPQVTKILGPPWLRVDEVAAALEPA; this is encoded by the coding sequence GTGATCGAGCTGCGCGGCATCACCTTCGGCTACGGCGAGGGCCGGGCGCCGGTCCTCGACGGCGTCGACCTCACCATCGAGGAGGGCGAGCTGGTCCTGGTCAGCGGGCCGACCGGCGTCGGCAAGTCGACGCTGCTCGGCGTCGTGACCGGGCTGGTGCCCCGCTTCTCCGGCGGCGTCCTGGCCGGCGACGTGCTCATCGACGGCGCCAGCGTCGTCCACGCCCCGCCGCGGGACCGCGCGCACGTCGTGGGGTACGTCGGGCAGGACCCGGCCGCGGGCTTCGTCACCGACACCGTGGAGGAGGAGCTCGCCTACGGCATGGAGCAGCTCGGCCTCCCTCCCGAGACCATGCGCCGGCGGGTCGAGGAGACCCTCGACCTGCTCGGGATCGCCGCCCTGCGCGACCGCGACCTGCGCACCCTCTCGGGCGGCCAGCAGCAGCGGGTCGCCATCGGCGCGGTGCTGACCATGCACCCCCGGCTGCTCGTCCTCGACGAGCCGACCAGCGCGCTGGACCCCACCGCGGCCGAGGAGGTGCTGGCCACGCTGACCCGGCTCGTGCACGACCTGGGCGTCTCGGTGCTGCTCGCCGAGCACCGGCTCGAGCGGGTCGTGCCGTTCGCGGACCGGATGGTGCTGCTCGACGGCTCCGGCGCGGTGCGGGTCGGCGAGACCGCCGAGCTGCTCGAGACCTCCCCGATCGTGCCGCCGATCGTCGAGCTCGGCCGGCTCGCGGGCTGGCACCCGCTGCCGCTCAGCGTCCGCGACGCCCGCCGGCGCGCCCGTTCGCTCCACCTCGCCGCACCCGACCCGCGGCCGGTGCCCGACGGCGTACCCCTGCTCGGCGCGCGGGCGCTCACCGTCGTCCACGGCCGCACCACCGCGCTCCGCGAGGTCGACCTCGACCTCGATGCCGGCCGGGTGACCGCGCTCATGGGCCGCAACGGCGCCGGGAAGTCCTCGCTGCTCTGGGCCCTCCAGGGCAGCCGGAAGCGGCACGGCGGGACCGTCGACGTCGCGGGCAGCGACCCGGCCCGGCTCGACGCCGCCGGCCGGCGCGCCCTGGTCGGCCTGCTCCCGCAGGAGGCGGCCGACCTGCTCTACCTCGAGACCGTCGCCGAGGAGTGCGCCGCCGGCGGCCCCACGACCCGCGCGATCCTCGACTCGCTCGTGCCGGGCATCCCCGACGACACCCACCCGCGCGACCTCTCCGAGGGCCAGCGGCTCGCGCTGGCGCTGGCGCTCGTGCTGGCCGCCCGTCCCCGGGTGCTGCTGCTCGACGAGCCGACGCGCGGGCTGGACTACGCGGCGAAGAAGGTGCTCGCCGCCACGCTGCGCCGGCTCGCCGCCGACGGGCACGCGGTGCTCGTGGCGACCCACGACGTGGAGTTCGTCGCCCAGGCCGCCGACGAGGCGGTCGTGCTCGCCGAGGGCGAGGTCGTCTCCGCGGGTCCTGCCCGCCGCGTGGTCGCGGAGTCGCCGGCGTACGCGCCGCAGGTCACCAAGATCCTCGGCCCGCCGTGGCTGCGGGTCGATGAGGTCGCGGCCGCCCTGGAGCCGGCATGA
- a CDS encoding PQQ-dependent sugar dehydrogenase, with the protein MARRGRSPATYAVGALVLPLALAGCAQGGDEVEVDVTGTAPASARAGDAEDSGASPSGSAGPGASPSARTELPTSARPRIAETVVTGLAAPWGLDFLPDGDAVVTERDSRRVLRVSPEGEVTELGTVEEAEPQTEAGLLGVAVSPSFAEDRLVYLYVSTAEDNRVVRAELSGDRLGPTEEVLTGIPNGYVHDGGRLLFGPDGYLYVSTGEIGERERAQDRDDLGGKILRITPDGDPAPGNPFDSPVWSWGHRNVQGLAFDGEGRLWASEFGDSTWDELNLIEAGANYGWPEVEGRAEGTIDGGPSGDFVDPQAQWSTDEASPSGLAYADGHLYLAALRGERLWRVPVGPDGAGEPEAFLVGELGRMRTVAFAPDGRLWLTTSNRDGRGQPAEDDDRILVLRP; encoded by the coding sequence GTGGCCCGCCGCGGACGGTCGCCGGCGACGTACGCCGTGGGCGCGCTGGTGCTGCCCCTCGCCCTCGCCGGCTGCGCCCAGGGCGGCGACGAGGTGGAGGTCGACGTCACCGGCACCGCCCCGGCCAGCGCGCGCGCGGGCGACGCCGAGGACTCCGGGGCCTCCCCGAGCGGCTCGGCCGGCCCCGGCGCGTCGCCGAGCGCGCGCACCGAGCTGCCGACCTCGGCGCGGCCGAGGATCGCCGAGACCGTGGTCACCGGGCTCGCCGCCCCGTGGGGGCTGGACTTCCTGCCCGACGGCGACGCCGTCGTCACCGAGCGCGACAGCCGCCGGGTGCTCCGGGTCAGCCCGGAGGGCGAGGTCACCGAGCTGGGCACCGTCGAGGAGGCCGAGCCCCAGACGGAGGCCGGCCTGCTCGGCGTCGCGGTCTCGCCGTCCTTCGCCGAGGACCGGTTGGTCTACCTCTACGTCTCCACCGCCGAGGACAACCGGGTGGTGCGCGCCGAGCTGAGCGGGGACCGGCTCGGCCCGACCGAGGAGGTCCTCACCGGCATCCCCAACGGCTACGTGCACGACGGCGGGCGGCTCCTGTTCGGCCCCGACGGCTACCTCTACGTCTCCACCGGCGAGATCGGCGAGCGCGAGCGCGCCCAGGACCGCGACGACCTCGGCGGCAAGATCCTGCGGATCACCCCCGACGGCGACCCGGCCCCCGGCAACCCGTTCGACTCGCCGGTCTGGTCGTGGGGCCACCGCAACGTCCAGGGCCTGGCCTTCGACGGCGAGGGCCGGCTGTGGGCCTCGGAGTTCGGCGACAGCACGTGGGACGAGCTCAACCTGATCGAGGCCGGCGCCAACTACGGCTGGCCCGAGGTCGAGGGCCGCGCCGAGGGCACCATCGACGGCGGGCCCAGCGGCGACTTCGTCGACCCGCAGGCGCAGTGGTCCACCGACGAGGCCTCCCCCTCCGGCCTCGCGTACGCCGACGGGCACCTCTACCTCGCGGCGCTGCGCGGCGAGCGGCTCTGGCGGGTCCCGGTCGGCCCCGACGGCGCCGGCGAGCCCGAGGCCTTCCTCGTCGGCGAGCTCGGCCGGATGCGCACGGTCGCCTTCGCCCCCGACGGCCGGCTCTGGCTGACCACCAGCAACCGCGACGGCCGCGGCCAGCCGGCCGAGGACGACGACCGGATCCTCGTGCTCAGGCCCTGA
- the ilvD gene encoding dihydroxy-acid dehydratase translates to MTEQDPQKPTPDIKPRSRDVTDGLERAAARGMLRAVGMGDDDWEKPQIGVASSWNEITPCNLSLDRLAKAAKNGVHAAGGFPMEFGTISVSDGISMGHEGMHFSLVSREVIADSVEVVMSAERLDGSVLLAGCDKSLPGMMMAAARLDLASVFLYAGSIMPGNVDGKDVTIIDAFEAVGACLAGKITREEVDRVERAICPGEGACGGMYTANTMAAVAEAIGMSLPGSAAPPAVDRRRDGFAHKSGEAVVNLLRQGITARQIMTKEAFENAITVVMALGGSTNAVLHLLAMAREAEVDLTIDDFNRIGDKVPHLGDLKPFGKYVMYDVDKVGGIPVVMKALLDAGLMHGDCLTVTGKTLAENLADLAPPDLDDDVIRSLDRPIHKTGGLTILKGSLAPEGAVVKTAGFDESVFTGTARVFDGERAAMDALAEGRIVAGDVVVIRYEGPKGGPGMREMLAITGAIKGAGLGKDVLLLTDGRFSGGTTGLCVGHVAPEAVDGGPIAFVRDGDQITLDVLNRSLEVEMADLEDRKVGWQPNPPKYTRGVLGKYAATVRSAAHGAVTS, encoded by the coding sequence ATGACCGAGCAGGACCCCCAGAAGCCCACGCCCGACATCAAGCCCCGCTCGCGCGACGTCACCGACGGTCTCGAGCGGGCGGCGGCGCGCGGCATGCTGCGAGCGGTCGGCATGGGCGACGACGACTGGGAGAAGCCCCAGATCGGCGTCGCGTCGAGCTGGAACGAGATCACCCCCTGCAACCTCTCGCTGGACCGCCTCGCGAAGGCCGCGAAGAACGGCGTGCACGCGGCCGGCGGCTTCCCGATGGAGTTCGGGACCATCTCGGTCTCCGACGGCATCTCCATGGGCCACGAGGGCATGCACTTCTCGCTGGTCTCCCGCGAGGTCATCGCCGACTCCGTCGAGGTCGTGATGAGCGCCGAGCGCCTCGACGGCTCGGTGCTCCTGGCCGGCTGCGACAAGTCGCTGCCGGGCATGATGATGGCCGCGGCCCGCCTCGACCTGGCCAGCGTCTTCCTCTACGCCGGCTCGATCATGCCCGGGAACGTCGACGGCAAGGACGTCACGATCATCGACGCCTTCGAGGCCGTCGGCGCGTGCCTGGCCGGCAAGATCACCCGCGAGGAGGTCGACCGGGTCGAGCGCGCGATCTGCCCGGGCGAGGGCGCCTGCGGCGGCATGTACACCGCCAACACCATGGCCGCCGTCGCCGAGGCGATCGGCATGTCGCTGCCCGGGTCGGCCGCACCGCCGGCGGTCGACCGCCGCCGCGACGGCTTCGCCCACAAGTCCGGCGAGGCCGTGGTCAACCTGCTCCGCCAGGGCATCACCGCGCGGCAGATCATGACCAAGGAGGCCTTCGAGAACGCCATCACCGTCGTCATGGCCCTCGGCGGCTCCACCAACGCCGTGCTCCACCTGCTGGCCATGGCCCGCGAGGCCGAGGTCGACCTGACCATCGACGACTTCAACCGGATCGGCGACAAGGTCCCGCACCTCGGCGACCTCAAGCCCTTCGGCAAGTACGTCATGTACGACGTCGACAAGGTCGGCGGCATCCCGGTGGTCATGAAGGCGCTGCTCGACGCCGGCCTCATGCACGGCGACTGCCTGACCGTCACCGGCAAGACGCTGGCCGAGAACCTCGCCGACCTCGCCCCGCCGGACCTCGACGACGACGTCATCCGCAGCCTCGACCGCCCGATCCACAAGACCGGCGGCCTGACCATCCTCAAGGGCTCGCTCGCCCCCGAGGGCGCGGTCGTGAAGACCGCCGGCTTCGACGAGTCGGTCTTCACCGGCACCGCCCGGGTCTTCGACGGCGAGCGCGCCGCGATGGACGCCCTCGCCGAGGGCCGCATCGTCGCCGGCGACGTCGTGGTCATCCGCTACGAGGGCCCCAAGGGCGGCCCCGGCATGCGCGAGATGCTCGCCATCACCGGCGCGATCAAGGGCGCCGGCCTCGGCAAGGACGTCCTGCTGCTCACCGACGGCCGGTTCTCCGGCGGGACGACCGGCCTCTGCGTGGGCCACGTCGCCCCCGAGGCCGTCGACGGCGGCCCGATCGCCTTCGTCCGCGACGGCGACCAGATCACCCTCGACGTGCTCAACCGCAGCCTCGAGGTGGAGATGGCCGACCTGGAGGACCGCAAGGTCGGCTGGCAGCCCAACCCGCCGAAGTACACCCGCGGCGTCCTCGGCAAGTACGCCGCCACCGTCCGCTCCGCGGCCCACGGAGCGGTCACCAGCTGA
- a CDS encoding WD40/YVTN/BNR-like repeat-containing protein, protein MARGTILMVGTRKGLWVGRSDEAREEWSFSGPHFAMEEVYSCMVDTRGEQVRLLAGSASTWLGAQVHRSADLGETWDETPGGAVRFPDDVDASVERIWQLVPGVEPEVVWAGTEPGAVFRSRDGGQTFALERGLWDHPHRTEWGEGFGGQAFHTVLPHPTDPASATVAISTGGVYQTADDGASWEPRNTGIRADFLPEGQQFPAFGQCVHKVTRHPARPERLFLQNHGGVYRSDDHAATWTSIAEGLPSDFGFPVVVHPHDPDTVYVFPLGDGRFPPDGRARVWRSRDAGGSWEELGKGLPDELWAAVVRDAMSADEHAEAGLYVGARNGTVWCSTDAGDTWRCAVTDLPDVMVVRAAAVDL, encoded by the coding sequence ATGGCTCGCGGGACGATCTTGATGGTGGGCACGCGCAAGGGGCTGTGGGTCGGCCGCTCGGACGAGGCGCGCGAGGAGTGGTCCTTCTCCGGGCCGCACTTCGCGATGGAGGAGGTCTACTCCTGCATGGTCGACACCCGCGGCGAGCAGGTCCGCCTGCTCGCCGGCTCCGCCTCGACCTGGCTGGGCGCGCAGGTGCACCGCTCGGCCGACCTCGGGGAGACCTGGGACGAGACGCCCGGCGGCGCGGTGCGCTTCCCCGACGACGTCGACGCCTCGGTCGAGCGGATCTGGCAGCTCGTGCCCGGCGTCGAGCCGGAGGTGGTCTGGGCCGGCACCGAGCCCGGCGCGGTGTTCCGGTCCCGCGACGGCGGGCAGACCTTCGCCCTCGAGCGCGGGCTGTGGGACCACCCCCACCGCACCGAGTGGGGGGAAGGCTTCGGCGGGCAGGCCTTCCACACCGTGCTCCCGCACCCGACCGACCCGGCGTCGGCGACCGTCGCGATCTCGACCGGCGGGGTCTACCAGACAGCCGACGACGGCGCCTCCTGGGAGCCGCGCAACACCGGCATCCGGGCGGACTTCCTGCCCGAGGGGCAGCAGTTCCCGGCGTTCGGCCAGTGCGTCCACAAGGTCACCCGCCACCCGGCGCGGCCCGAGCGCCTCTTCCTGCAGAACCACGGCGGCGTCTACCGCTCCGACGACCACGCCGCCACCTGGACCTCGATCGCCGAGGGCCTGCCGAGCGACTTCGGCTTCCCCGTGGTCGTCCACCCGCACGACCCGGACACCGTCTACGTCTTCCCCCTCGGCGACGGTCGGTTCCCGCCCGACGGCCGCGCCCGTGTGTGGCGCTCGCGCGACGCCGGCGGGTCGTGGGAGGAGCTGGGCAAGGGACTGCCCGACGAGCTGTGGGCCGCGGTCGTGCGCGACGCGATGAGCGCCGACGAGCACGCCGAGGCGGGCCTGTACGTCGGCGCCCGCAACGGCACCGTGTGGTGCTCGACCGACGCGGGCGACACCTGGCGCTGCGCGGTCACCGACCTGCCCGACGTCATGGTCGTGCGCGCGGCGGCGGTCGACCTGTGA
- a CDS encoding alpha/beta fold hydrolase translates to MQSTADTAPAATIAFRDVLSDDGTRLRAWTNDPDHRIEGPTVLLCNGLGTSAFAWPALLDPACGVRVVSWNHRGTGGSDRPARDEACGVDELVQDALSVMDHFGLDRVVVMGWSIGVNTMFQLAVDHPERVQGLFAVAGVPGDTFSSMLGPLRLPRPAARAVTVNLSRVVRLAGKAITPVTTRLPIGDRAIAVLSHSGFMFPVADPQLAAAAVKAFLATPIDWYFHMALTTSLHRRVSLSGVDVPCVLVAGRWDVLAGARHIATAAERLPDASYVELPGSHFVQMEHPDEVHRLLLDLLARVSDDQVA, encoded by the coding sequence ATGCAGTCGACCGCGGACACCGCGCCCGCCGCCACGATCGCCTTCCGGGACGTCCTCTCCGACGACGGGACCCGGCTCCGCGCCTGGACCAACGACCCCGACCACCGCATCGAGGGCCCGACCGTGCTGCTGTGCAACGGCCTGGGCACCAGCGCGTTCGCGTGGCCGGCGCTGCTCGACCCCGCCTGCGGCGTACGCGTCGTCTCCTGGAACCACCGCGGCACGGGCGGCTCGGACCGCCCCGCCCGCGACGAGGCGTGCGGCGTCGACGAGCTGGTGCAGGACGCGCTGTCGGTGATGGACCACTTCGGCCTGGACCGGGTGGTCGTCATGGGCTGGTCGATCGGCGTCAACACGATGTTCCAGCTCGCGGTCGACCACCCCGAGCGGGTCCAGGGGCTGTTCGCGGTGGCCGGGGTCCCGGGCGACACCTTCTCCTCGATGCTCGGCCCGCTGCGCCTGCCGCGGCCCGCCGCGCGCGCGGTCACCGTCAACCTCTCCCGCGTCGTGCGTCTCGCCGGCAAGGCGATCACCCCGGTGACGACCCGGCTGCCGATCGGCGATCGGGCGATCGCGGTGCTCAGCCACTCCGGCTTCATGTTCCCCGTGGCCGACCCGCAGCTGGCGGCCGCGGCGGTCAAGGCGTTCCTGGCCACGCCGATCGACTGGTACTTCCACATGGCGCTGACCACCTCGCTGCACCGCCGGGTCTCGCTCAGCGGCGTGGACGTCCCGTGCGTGCTCGTCGCCGGCCGCTGGGACGTGCTGGCCGGCGCCCGGCACATCGCGACCGCCGCCGAGCGGCTCCCCGACGCCAGCTACGTCGAGCTGCCGGGGTCCCACTTCGTGCAGATGGAGCACCCCGACGAGGTTCACCGGCTGCTGCTGGACCTCCTCGCCCGCGTCTCCGACGACCAGGTCGCCTGA